In Fibrobacter sp. UWB10, the genomic window TGATCGTGCGGAGACCAGCAGCGCTAACGCGGAGGGTCACCCAGCGGTCTTCTTCAGGAATGTAGAAACGCTTCTTCTGAAGGTTCGGCAACTGCTTCATCAACTTCTTGCGGTTAGAGTGGGAAACCATGTTGCCCACGAGGCCGGCCTTGCCGGTAACTTCACAAATGCGGCTCATAATAAACTCCGTTGTTTTATAACGGACGCAATT contains:
- the rpmB gene encoding 50S ribosomal protein L28 → MSRICEVTGKAGLVGNMVSHSNRKKLMKQLPNLQKKRFYIPEEDRWVTLRVSAAGLRTINKLGIQAVAQELGI